One genomic segment of Natrialbaceae archaeon AArc-T1-2 includes these proteins:
- a CDS encoding succinic semialdehyde dehydrogenase: MSHVSVPPILDETRLSSGRLENLSARVETTGGRESISVCAPATDDEIGTIPACTATDVEVAASRARSAQSAWAETPVEQRASILRRFGDLVSERREALLDLVQLETGKSRRHAVEEVLDVSLTCSYYAAYGPDAIAEEGRRGAIPLAADARVSYDPVGVVGIISPWNYPLTLSMTDAIPALLAGNAVVCKPDEKTPYVALALAELLEAAGLPPDVFQIVTGDGPTIGPALIDRVDYVAFTGSTETGRAVAEQAGQNLIDCSLELGGKNPMLVLADADVETAARGAVQGAFTNAGQLCLAPERIYVDDARYDAFLDAFVGATRGLTLGLAFEYGPDVGSLIDGDHTERVAAAVEAAVDDGASVVSGGRRRPDVGPFCYEPTILTEVDPDSQIACEETFGPVVSVTPVSGTDEAIERANDSPYGLNASVWTRDRERGREVAREIDCGTVCVNDAYMAGWAAVDAPMGGVGDSGLGRRHGPEGIRRYVEAQTIATSRIGPLEPPSGVPTRWFVRALSGLTALQRRLLRWSR, translated from the coding sequence ATGTCACACGTGTCGGTGCCTCCGATTCTCGACGAGACCCGTCTGTCGTCCGGTCGCCTCGAGAACCTTTCTGCCCGCGTCGAGACGACCGGCGGTCGCGAGTCGATCTCCGTCTGTGCCCCCGCGACGGACGACGAGATCGGTACGATCCCGGCCTGCACCGCGACCGACGTCGAGGTCGCCGCCTCCCGTGCCCGGTCCGCCCAGTCCGCGTGGGCGGAGACGCCGGTCGAGCAGCGGGCGTCGATTCTCCGGCGGTTCGGCGACCTGGTCTCCGAGCGTCGGGAGGCGTTGCTCGACCTCGTGCAACTCGAGACGGGCAAGTCGCGTCGCCACGCCGTCGAGGAGGTGCTGGACGTGTCACTTACCTGTTCGTACTACGCCGCGTACGGTCCCGACGCGATCGCCGAGGAGGGCCGCCGCGGCGCGATCCCACTCGCCGCCGACGCCCGTGTCAGCTACGATCCCGTCGGCGTCGTCGGGATCATCTCGCCGTGGAACTACCCGCTGACGCTTTCGATGACCGACGCCATCCCCGCCTTGCTCGCGGGCAACGCCGTCGTTTGCAAACCCGACGAGAAGACGCCCTACGTCGCACTCGCGCTCGCGGAACTGCTCGAGGCGGCCGGGCTCCCCCCGGACGTCTTCCAGATCGTCACCGGCGACGGCCCGACGATCGGCCCGGCGTTGATCGACCGGGTCGACTACGTCGCCTTCACCGGCAGCACCGAGACGGGCCGGGCCGTCGCCGAGCAGGCCGGCCAGAACCTGATCGACTGCTCGCTCGAACTCGGCGGGAAGAACCCAATGCTCGTGCTGGCCGACGCCGACGTCGAGACCGCCGCCCGCGGGGCCGTCCAGGGCGCGTTCACGAACGCGGGCCAGCTCTGTCTCGCGCCCGAACGGATCTACGTCGACGACGCCCGGTACGACGCGTTCCTCGACGCCTTCGTCGGCGCAACCCGGGGGCTCACGCTCGGCCTCGCGTTCGAGTACGGCCCGGACGTCGGCTCGCTGATCGACGGCGACCACACGGAACGCGTCGCCGCAGCCGTCGAGGCGGCCGTCGACGACGGCGCGTCGGTCGTCTCGGGCGGTCGCCGTCGTCCCGACGTCGGCCCGTTCTGTTACGAGCCGACGATCCTGACGGAGGTCGACCCCGACTCGCAAATCGCTTGCGAGGAGACGTTCGGCCCGGTCGTCTCGGTGACCCCCGTCTCGGGGACCGACGAGGCGATCGAGCGGGCGAACGACTCGCCGTACGGGCTGAACGCGAGCGTCTGGACCCGGGATCGAGAGCGCGGCCGCGAGGTCGCCCGCGAGATCGACTGTGGCACCGTCTGTGTCAACGACGCCTACATGGCCGGCTGGGCGGCCGTCGACGCCCCGATGGGTGGCGTCGGCGACTCGGGGCTCGGCCGCCGGCACGGTCCCGAGGGGATCCGCCGCTACGTCGAGGCACAGACGATCGCAACGTCGCGGATCGGTCCGCTCGAGCCACCTTCCGGGGTGCCGACGCGCTGGTTCGTCCGCGCCCTGTCGGGACTGACCGCGCTGCAGCGACGGCTCCTGCGGTGGTCGCGGTGA
- a CDS encoding SDR family oxidoreductase → MVAVTDPEIVLTGFPGFLGSALLERLLARGDGPVACLVQPAYREVAERRAARIVEDVGATGEAIRLYEGDITEPDLGLDGLADLASVTELYHLAAVYDLGVDADLAEIVNVQGTDHVLDVAEELDVDRFQYVSTCYVSGRYDGVFTADHLREGQSFNNHYERTKYLAEVAVQERMAAGLPATIYRPAIVVGDSETGETDKYDGPYYLLRLLLSQPTRLSVTFALPGSSEAELNVVPRDFVVDAIAHLSGRADTVGEVFQLCDPAPLTVPRFVDALAEAAGHRTITVPTTRTLAEPVMAALEAREVLLEPETLAYLDHPTRYACPNTRRALAGTGIACPPFSSYVDDLVAFVQDNPDVDDEAMA, encoded by the coding sequence GTGGTCGCGGTGACCGATCCCGAAATCGTGCTGACGGGCTTTCCCGGCTTCCTCGGCTCGGCGCTGCTCGAGCGCCTGCTCGCCCGCGGCGACGGCCCCGTCGCCTGTCTCGTCCAGCCCGCCTATCGCGAAGTCGCCGAGCGACGGGCGGCCCGGATCGTCGAGGACGTCGGGGCCACGGGAGAGGCCATCCGGCTGTACGAGGGCGACATCACCGAGCCCGACCTGGGGCTCGACGGCCTCGCCGACCTCGCGTCCGTCACGGAGCTGTACCACCTCGCGGCGGTCTACGACCTCGGCGTCGACGCCGACCTCGCCGAGATAGTCAACGTCCAGGGGACCGACCACGTGCTCGACGTCGCCGAGGAGCTGGACGTCGACCGGTTCCAGTACGTCAGCACGTGCTACGTCAGCGGCCGCTACGACGGCGTCTTCACCGCCGATCACCTCCGGGAGGGCCAGTCGTTCAACAACCACTACGAACGCACGAAGTACCTCGCCGAGGTCGCCGTCCAGGAACGGATGGCCGCGGGGCTTCCCGCGACGATCTACCGACCGGCGATCGTCGTTGGCGACAGCGAGACCGGCGAGACCGACAAGTACGACGGCCCGTACTACCTGCTTCGACTGCTGCTATCCCAGCCGACACGGCTCTCGGTGACGTTCGCGCTTCCGGGCTCGAGCGAGGCCGAACTCAACGTCGTCCCACGGGACTTCGTCGTCGACGCCATCGCGCACCTGAGTGGGCGCGCGGACACGGTCGGCGAGGTCTTCCAGCTCTGCGATCCCGCACCCCTCACCGTTCCCCGGTTCGTCGACGCACTCGCCGAGGCGGCCGGCCACCGGACGATCACCGTGCCGACGACGCGGACACTCGCCGAACCCGTGATGGCCGCACTCGAGGCCCGCGAGGTTCTCCTCGAGCCCGAGACGCTCGCGTACCTCGATCACCCGACGCGATACGCCTGTCCAAACACGCGGCGGGCACTCGCCGGGACCGGCATCGCGTGTCCACCGTTTTCGTCCTACGTCGACGACCTGGTCGCGTTCGTCCAGGATAACCCCGACGTGGATGACGAGGCGATGGCCTGA
- a CDS encoding carbon-nitrogen hydrolase family protein, protein MTDDSGTETRTAHVAACQFEPTIGDVDANLAAVRDLAGDLEAGVALAVFPELSLTGYDLEVVADLAEPIPGPLTDRAVSLAREVDTTLVLGLPERVGDAVYNATAVVSPDGLEGVYRKQYAWGDERDVFDAGEGPVTVETSAGTIGLLCCYDLNFPEAALEYARRGCDVLAVTAAWRTSFLADWRLFSRTRARDGPCYVVASNHTGDQQGRDHAGHSLVAGPDGTVRAEADERQGVVTAAVPADDLECERERNPVRETRRARGDW, encoded by the coding sequence ATGACCGACGATTCCGGGACCGAGACGAGGACCGCCCACGTCGCCGCCTGCCAGTTCGAACCGACGATCGGCGATGTCGACGCGAACCTCGCGGCCGTCCGGGACCTCGCCGGCGACCTCGAGGCGGGGGTCGCCCTCGCGGTCTTCCCGGAGCTGTCGCTCACCGGCTACGACCTCGAGGTCGTCGCCGACCTCGCCGAGCCGATCCCGGGTCCGCTGACGGATCGAGCCGTCTCGCTCGCCCGCGAGGTCGACACGACGCTCGTCCTCGGACTGCCCGAGCGAGTCGGCGACGCCGTCTACAACGCGACGGCGGTGGTCTCGCCGGACGGTCTCGAGGGCGTCTACCGCAAGCAGTACGCCTGGGGCGACGAGCGGGACGTGTTCGACGCCGGCGAGGGGCCGGTGACGGTCGAGACGTCGGCCGGAACGATCGGACTCCTCTGTTGTTACGACCTCAACTTCCCGGAGGCCGCACTCGAGTACGCACGCCGTGGCTGTGACGTTCTCGCGGTGACTGCCGCCTGGCGGACGTCGTTTCTCGCGGACTGGCGGCTCTTCTCGCGGACTCGCGCCCGCGACGGCCCCTGTTACGTCGTCGCGTCGAACCACACGGGTGACCAGCAGGGCCGTGACCACGCCGGCCACAGCCTGGTCGCCGGCCCCGACGGGACGGTCCGTGCCGAAGCCGACGAGCGCCAGGGCGTCGTGACTGCAGCCGTCCCGGCGGACGACCTCGAGTGCGAACGCGAACGGAATCCGGTTCGAGAGACTCGACGAGCGCGTGGTGACTGGTAA
- a CDS encoding FAD-binding and (Fe-S)-binding domain-containing protein encodes MATNTDPTSDPLAGLAGEVDFGEPARTLYATDASIYEVKPAGVVAPADREDVRRVVAYARDHGVSITPRGAGSSLTGNAVGEGIVLDCERHMDDVLAVDPEGKTATVQPGVVLEDLNDRLAEHDRYFPPDPSTSSTCTIGGMVANDAAGAHSVRHGTTRDNVRSLECVLADGTVTTLERVEGEALERACERDDRAGELHRTVRAVARDHADEIDARYPGLERNSSGYDLAGSAAADGSWLDLSRLVVGSEGTLGVITEVTLELTERPERRAAALVFYEDVIAAAAAVESTLSADPSAVELVDADVLGYARDAWGFDLVPETAGAALLVEVEGDADAIDERLEEAITAARTDATVDLERAVDDDAREGLWTIRKASNPLLNRRPGDEQALSFVEDAAVPPARLPEYLERVADILRDHDLEASVFGHAGQGVLHVKPFLNLKSERDRERLRAVSEAIHEVVLDLGGCVSGEHGDGRLRSAYLEEMYGETLYGAFQRVKRAADPDDVFNPAKVVPDSEGRLAAVDDDLRFEGYDPERLETALSFEDEGGFGSLVEQCNGCSNCRTTGDGVMCPSYRGLEAEVTSTRGRANALRAALDGRLGEDAITSDWFQAEVLDLCLGCKACETECPTGVDLAKLKTEAKHRKHQADGTPLRSRLFANVRTLNRLGSALAPVANRLASFGPGRAALERTLGIDRRRSLPEFAAESFLEWVERHDAHPRAGDRGRVVLVPDCYMAYNHPEVGRAAVSLLERCGYAVAVPDVACCGRPALSQGMVEHARADAAENAATLSPYADDDVPILSGEPSCVSAFREYGDLLEDPGGVPDAAATVASFLLAEIRAGELELPVPGRPDDHVAVHTHCHATAKGFDEAAPALLRAAGYEVDVVEATCCGMAGAFGYEADHYDLSRSLGEDLASKITALGPDVVATTGASCSQQLADLGRETVHPLVLLAEVLE; translated from the coding sequence ATGGCCACGAACACGGACCCCACGTCGGACCCACTCGCCGGCCTTGCGGGCGAGGTCGACTTCGGCGAGCCGGCGCGGACGCTGTACGCGACCGACGCCAGCATCTACGAGGTGAAACCGGCGGGCGTCGTCGCCCCCGCCGACCGCGAGGACGTCCGCCGGGTCGTCGCCTACGCACGCGACCACGGCGTCAGCATCACGCCCCGCGGGGCGGGCAGCAGTTTGACGGGCAACGCCGTCGGCGAGGGGATCGTCCTCGACTGCGAACGTCACATGGACGACGTCCTCGCCGTCGACCCCGAGGGAAAGACCGCAACGGTCCAGCCGGGCGTCGTCCTCGAGGACCTCAACGACCGTCTCGCCGAACACGACCGCTACTTCCCGCCCGACCCGAGCACGTCGAGCACCTGCACGATCGGCGGGATGGTCGCAAACGACGCGGCGGGCGCACACTCCGTTCGCCACGGCACGACCCGGGACAACGTCCGGAGCCTCGAGTGCGTCCTCGCCGACGGGACGGTCACGACGCTCGAACGGGTCGAGGGCGAGGCTCTCGAGCGGGCCTGCGAACGCGACGATCGGGCCGGTGAACTCCACCGAACAGTTCGAGCAGTCGCCCGGGACCACGCCGACGAGATCGACGCCCGCTACCCCGGCCTCGAGCGCAACTCCAGCGGCTACGACCTCGCGGGCAGCGCCGCCGCGGACGGCTCCTGGCTCGACCTCTCGAGGCTCGTCGTCGGCAGCGAGGGAACCCTCGGGGTGATCACGGAGGTCACGCTCGAGCTGACCGAACGCCCCGAGCGCCGGGCCGCCGCGCTGGTCTTCTACGAGGACGTGATCGCGGCCGCGGCGGCGGTCGAGTCGACGCTGTCGGCCGACCCGAGCGCGGTCGAACTCGTCGACGCGGACGTGCTCGGCTACGCCCGTGATGCGTGGGGGTTCGACCTCGTCCCGGAGACGGCGGGGGCGGCACTGCTCGTCGAGGTCGAGGGCGACGCCGACGCGATCGACGAACGGCTCGAGGAAGCGATCACGGCGGCGCGGACGGACGCAACGGTCGACCTCGAGCGGGCGGTCGACGACGACGCCCGGGAGGGGCTCTGGACGATCCGGAAAGCGTCGAACCCCTTGCTCAACCGCCGGCCGGGCGACGAACAGGCCCTCTCGTTCGTCGAGGACGCCGCGGTCCCGCCAGCACGGCTGCCCGAGTACCTCGAGCGCGTCGCAGACATCCTCCGCGACCACGACCTCGAGGCGAGCGTCTTCGGCCACGCCGGCCAGGGCGTCTTGCACGTCAAGCCGTTCCTGAACCTCAAGTCCGAACGCGACCGCGAGCGCCTCCGGGCCGTCAGCGAGGCGATCCACGAGGTCGTCCTCGACCTCGGCGGCTGTGTCAGCGGCGAACACGGCGACGGCCGGCTCCGCTCGGCCTACCTCGAGGAGATGTACGGCGAGACGCTGTACGGGGCGTTCCAGCGGGTCAAGCGGGCGGCCGATCCGGACGACGTCTTCAACCCGGCGAAGGTCGTCCCCGACTCGGAGGGGCGGCTGGCGGCCGTCGACGACGACCTCCGGTTCGAGGGCTACGATCCGGAACGGCTCGAGACCGCGCTCTCGTTCGAGGACGAGGGCGGCTTCGGGTCGCTCGTCGAGCAGTGCAACGGCTGTTCGAACTGTCGGACGACCGGCGACGGCGTGATGTGTCCGTCCTACCGCGGGCTCGAGGCGGAGGTGACGAGCACCCGCGGCCGGGCGAACGCCCTCCGGGCGGCACTCGACGGCCGCCTCGGCGAGGACGCGATCACGAGCGACTGGTTCCAGGCGGAGGTGCTCGACCTCTGTCTCGGCTGCAAGGCCTGCGAGACGGAGTGTCCGACCGGCGTCGACTTAGCGAAGCTCAAGACCGAGGCGAAACACCGCAAACACCAGGCTGACGGCACGCCGCTTCGCTCGCGGCTGTTCGCGAACGTCCGGACGCTCAACCGCCTCGGCAGCGCGCTGGCTCCCGTGGCGAACCGTCTCGCCTCGTTCGGTCCCGGACGGGCCGCCCTCGAGCGGACCCTCGGAATCGACCGTCGTCGCTCGCTCCCCGAATTCGCCGCGGAGTCGTTCCTCGAGTGGGTCGAGCGCCACGACGCCCACCCGCGGGCCGGCGACCGTGGCCGGGTCGTCCTCGTGCCGGACTGTTACATGGCCTACAACCACCCCGAGGTCGGCCGGGCCGCCGTCTCCCTTCTCGAGCGCTGTGGCTACGCCGTCGCGGTCCCCGACGTGGCCTGCTGTGGCCGGCCGGCGCTCTCCCAGGGGATGGTCGAGCACGCCCGCGCGGACGCCGCCGAGAACGCCGCGACGCTTTCGCCCTACGCCGACGACGACGTCCCGATCCTCTCGGGCGAACCCTCCTGTGTCAGCGCCTTCCGGGAGTACGGCGACCTGCTCGAGGACCCTGGCGGGGTGCCCGACGCCGCCGCGACCGTCGCCAGTTTCCTGCTCGCGGAGATTCGGGCGGGCGAACTCGAGCTTCCCGTCCCGGGCCGACCCGACGACCACGTCGCCGTCCACACCCACTGTCACGCGACGGCGAAGGGGTTCGACGAGGCCGCGCCGGCGCTGCTCCGTGCGGCCGGTTACGAGGTCGACGTCGTCGAGGCCACCTGCTGTGGGATGGCCGGAGCGTTCGGCTACGAGGCCGACCACTACGATCTCTCGCGGTCGCTCGGTGAGGACCTCGCGTCGAAGATCACGGCCCTCGGGCCCGACGTCGTGGCGACGACCGGCGCGTCCTGCAGTCAGCAACTCGCCGACCTCGGTCGAGAGACGGTCCATCCGCTGGTGTTGCTCGCGGAGGTGCTCGAATGA
- a CDS encoding DUF6282 family protein: MTADGAGTRDWLEDAIDVHVHTAPDLVERAQDDLALARDALAAGMDGVVVKSHVLPTADRVAAVNRAVGEDVLAGGIALNGTVGGINPDAVETALELGAAIVWLPTLWAANHASRARAAGETHFVGQRVPSADEELVVARDGEVVPEMRAVIDLVAEYDAVVATGHVSPAEIEAVVDACVDAGATPMINHPFFRVTDLSIDRQADLADSGAVMEYCAYAIESTPGHTVERVAEAIERLGPDSCVLATDYGQADNPAVPGLASFGQAVYEGGVPESTVRTCLTETPSELLER, encoded by the coding sequence ATGACCGCCGACGGAGCGGGAACCCGCGACTGGCTCGAGGACGCAATCGACGTCCACGTCCACACCGCCCCCGACCTGGTCGAGCGCGCCCAGGACGACCTCGCACTCGCTCGCGACGCGCTCGCGGCCGGGATGGACGGCGTCGTCGTCAAGAGCCACGTCCTGCCGACGGCCGACCGCGTGGCCGCGGTCAACCGGGCCGTCGGCGAGGACGTTCTCGCCGGCGGCATCGCGCTCAACGGCACGGTCGGCGGCATCAATCCCGATGCGGTCGAGACGGCGCTGGAACTGGGCGCGGCGATCGTCTGGCTGCCGACGCTGTGGGCGGCGAATCACGCCTCGCGGGCGCGTGCCGCCGGCGAGACCCACTTCGTCGGCCAGCGGGTGCCGAGCGCGGACGAGGAACTGGTCGTCGCCCGCGACGGCGAGGTCGTCCCCGAAATGCGAGCCGTGATCGACCTCGTCGCCGAGTACGACGCCGTGGTGGCGACCGGCCACGTCTCGCCGGCCGAGATCGAGGCCGTCGTCGACGCCTGTGTGGACGCGGGCGCGACGCCGATGATCAACCACCCGTTCTTCCGGGTGACCGACCTCTCGATCGACCGGCAGGCCGACCTCGCCGACAGCGGGGCCGTGATGGAGTACTGTGCCTACGCGATCGAGAGCACACCGGGACACACCGTCGAGCGCGTCGCCGAGGCGATAGAGCGGCTCGGCCCCGACAGCTGTGTGCTGGCGACCGACTACGGCCAGGCCGACAATCCGGCGGTTCCCGGACTCGCGTCCTTCGGCCAGGCCGTCTACGAGGGGGGCGTTCCCGAGTCGACGGTCCGGACGTGTCTCACGGAGACGCCGTCGGAACTGCTCGAGCGCTGA
- a CDS encoding amidohydrolase family protein, with product MTDYPVVNGHHHIGNDNAEQDRTFEWSESVESVIEAMDENGVDATILQPLGGENDRSVTEVHDQIYEASQEYEGRIFGTAAVNPHLGTDFVHDEITRCVQELDFKFVKLHTLAWGVDPTSDIAYDVFDACEENDVPVMVHTGPHGMPFSVPGMYMPVAEDYPDLPIIFAHMGGAYTLTQEAIFMAERYDNIYLDTTLVLNMYLKRAMEAVGADRLLMAAEHSSNIPVALTKVDCIGASEEQKAKILGGNAIDLYDLDVEKQSFEEQVPADD from the coding sequence ATGACGGACTATCCGGTCGTCAATGGACACCACCACATTGGCAACGACAACGCTGAACAGGATCGGACCTTCGAGTGGTCCGAGAGTGTCGAGTCGGTGATCGAGGCGATGGACGAGAACGGCGTGGACGCGACCATCCTCCAGCCACTCGGCGGCGAGAACGACCGCTCCGTGACCGAGGTCCACGACCAGATCTACGAGGCCTCCCAGGAGTACGAGGGGCGCATCTTCGGTACCGCCGCAGTCAACCCCCACCTCGGCACCGACTTCGTCCACGACGAGATCACGCGCTGTGTGCAGGAACTGGACTTCAAGTTCGTGAAACTGCACACGCTCGCGTGGGGCGTCGACCCGACCTCGGACATCGCCTACGACGTCTTCGACGCCTGCGAAGAGAACGACGTTCCCGTGATGGTCCACACCGGCCCCCACGGGATGCCGTTCTCGGTCCCCGGGATGTACATGCCCGTCGCCGAGGACTACCCCGACCTGCCGATCATCTTCGCGCACATGGGCGGCGCTTACACGCTCACCCAAGAGGCGATCTTCATGGCCGAACGCTACGACAACATCTACCTCGACACCACGCTCGTGCTCAACATGTACCTCAAGCGCGCGATGGAAGCCGTCGGTGCTGATCGGCTCCTGATGGCGGCCGAACACTCCTCGAACATCCCCGTCGCGCTCACGAAAGTCGACTGCATCGGCGCGAGCGAGGAACAGAAAGCGAAGATCCTCGGCGGCAACGCCATCGACCTCTACGACCTCGACGTCGAGAAACAGTCCTTCGAGGAACAGGTTCCCGCCGACGACTGA